GTAAAAACATGCGTCGGCGAACAGTTTTGCCGTTTTGGTACGCAGGATTCAATGGGTGTTGGGATTGCGCTTGAGAAAAAATTTGAAGGACTATGGACGCCTCATAAAGTGAAAATGGCTGTATCTGCTTGTCCGAGAAGCTGTGCTGAGTCAGGCATTAAAGATATTGGCTTTATTGGAATTGACGGCGGCTGGGAAATTTACGTGGGCGGAAATGGAGGTACGCATCTTCGCGGAGGAGATTTGTTGTATAAAGTAAAAACAGACGAAGAAGTGATGGACATCACAGGAGCTTATTTGCAGTATTACCGAGAAACGGCTAATTACTTAGAGCGTACGTCTGCATGGATTGAGCGCATGGGACTTTCGCACATTCAATCAGTGCTTGATGACGCTGAAACGAGAAGAGAGCTGAATATGCGTATGGACGAAGCGTTATCTACGTACCGTGATCCTTGGAAAGAAATCGTCGAAAGCAAAAAGACGAAAAAAGAGCTGTTCGAAACAGTTGTCACATCATAAAGCTGGGGGGAAATAAAGATGGTGAATAAAAACATTACAAAAGTATGCGTAGGGTCTATTCATGATTTTCCGGTAAGCCTGGGTAAAACAGTGAAAGTAAACGGAAAAGAAATTGCTGTGTTTAAGCTATCAAGCGGAAAAATACGGGCAATTGAAAACCGCTGTCCGCATAAAGGCGGCGTGTTAAGTGAAGGAATCGTGAGCGGTGACTCGGTGTTCTGTCCGATGCACGACTGGAAAATTTGCTTGCATGACGGCAACGTACAAGAACCTGATAGCGGATGTGTAGACACGTACGAAGCGTCTGTTGAAGGAGATTTGCTGTATCTTTTAATTGAAGAATAAGTAAGGGTGGCGCGTTGATTTTCAACGCGCCACAAAAATTCAAGGGGACATTCAAAGGAGCGAAGCAAAAATGAGACCAGGAAAAGTGTACATTGTAGGAGCCGGACCAGGAGATCCAGATTTACTAACGATAAAAGCAGCAAAATGTTTAGAAAAAGCAGATGTTATTTTATATGATCGATTAGTGAACCCTGTTCTTCTTCAATATGCAAAAGAAGGAGCAGAACTCGTCTACTGCGGGAAAAAGCCTGGTGAGCACTGCGTTTCTCAAGATGATATTCATGATTTGCTTGTATTCTACGCAAGAAAAGGAAACACCGTCGTGCGGTTAAAAGGCGGAGATCCGTTTATTTTTGGAAGAGGCGGTGAAGAAGCAGAAGTGCTCGTTCAGCACGGAATTCCATTTGAAGTCGTTCCCGGTATTACAGCGGGCATCGCGGCACCGGCGTATGCGGGAATTCCTGTCACGCATCGTGAGCTGAGCCGTTCATTTGCCGTTGTTACGGGACACTGTTTAAGCGGCAAGCCGGAAAGTATTCGCTGGGAGCATTTAGCAAAAGGAGTTGATACGCTTGCGATTTATATGGGCGTTAAAAATTTACCATATATTTGCCGTCAGCTTTTACACGCGGGGAAAAGCCCAGATACGCCGGTCGCCGTTATTGAACAAGGAACGTCCATTTATCAGCGCACGGTTACAGGTACGCTTGGCACAATCGTAGACACGGCTGCCGAGCAGCAAGTCAGCAATCCCGCGATGATTGTGATTGGTGAAGTGGTGAAGCAAGCTTCTGCTCTCGCATGGTTTTCGGAAAAAACAGAAGAAAAAGTATGCGTCTAAGATGAGTAAAAGGAGGAAACACTTTTGTTGAAACATTCACTGCAGTCAATGAATGAGTTAGCCCGTGAAAAAACGAAGCTTGTTAATGAACATTTGCCGAGTTATTTGCTGTTAGCTGTGCTAGCGGGTGCTTACGTGGGACTTGGAGTTATATTAGCTCTATCGGTAGGAGCGCCTTTAGCCTCTGCTTCTTTACCGGTAGTTTCTCTTGTGATGGGGTTATCTTTTGCTGTTGCTCTACTGCTTGTTGTATTTGCAGGAGCTGAATTGTTTACGGGAAATCACATGGTGTATACGGTCAGTACGCTATCAGGAGTTACCACATGGAAAGATACGTTCAAAAACTGGACGTGGTGTTTTATCGGAAATGCGGCAGGAGCGTTTGGGCTTTGTTTGTTAGTTACTGGAACCGGTTTGTTTAAAGGAATTGAACCAAATCATTTACTTATGACGCTGGCAGCTAAAAAGATGAATTTGCCGGTCAGTGAATTATTTTTTCGCGGCATTCTGTGCAACTGGCTTGTTTGCCTGGCGATTTGGACGGCTTCGAGAACCAAAAGCGATGCGGCAAAGATCATGCTTATTTTTTGGATGCTGTTTGCATTTGTTGCTTCAGGATACGAGCACAGCGTGGCGAATATGACGTTTCTTGGTCTAGCTTTATTGCTTCCGCATCCTGATACGATTTCGGCTGCTGGGCTATTTCATAACTTGATTCCTGTTACACTCGGAAACATCGTAGGGGGAGGACTGTTTGTAGGAAGCATCTACTGGTTCGTGAACGCTAGGCAGCTAAAAGAAACTAAAAAACAGCCGACTGCTCTCTCGGCTGACTTGGATTCTGCTAAACTGTCTAAATAGCAAAAAACCGCTCTTTATACCATATAGTCTGCTTTTTAAAGCTATCATGACGGTATTTTAGAGCGGTTTCTTCTATATATAATATAAACTGCTTAAAGCGTATTCACATCTATACGTATCGAACAAGCAGTATCGTTCTTCATTTTATAAAAACAGGAAGTCTGTGAAAGTTGAATCGGACAGATTCTGTTGAAATGAATGTGTGAGGGTGCAGGTATCATCGAAGAGGCAGAGGGCATCTTAGAATTTTAATGTTGTTTGGCATTTTATGCTCTTTTTGAGCTTCCTTAAAGCAGTTGTACATTGCTTTGCTGCCTGAATGATTAGCGGAGTGAATCGTAATTCGATCGGCATATAAATGATGCTTTACCATAAAACGCACGAGCATTAATCCATTCCGTGTCTTGCTCAGTAAATCGTGATCGAGTGACAAATGTTCAACGTCGAATGATTTTAGCAGATCAATACATTCATCAATCGTTTCGGCTAAAACATGACCGTCAGGGCATTTGCGATAGTCGTCTAGAAAAACATTGATTTTCATGACTGATTCTCCCTTCTTTGCCTTGTCTTTAGTGTAACATACATAACATCATATACCTACCTAAGTCCATTCGACACTTTTTTCTGTATTCCTTCTTAAATAGTGATAAAAACACGAATTTTTATCATTATTTGCATATTCGAGGCGAATAAAGAAGGAATAAGGAGGAGAATGTCGAACGAAAAAACGAGTAGATAAAAAATCAAAACTGGAAATTGCATTTTTTTACCCCGCTATTTTTACATAAGAAAATCATTGGAATCCCAGGTCTGATAAGGGGTGGAATGCGGTTAACAATTAAAGTATGGTCAGAAAAAAACTATCATTTACGATTTTTTTAAAATAAATTGGAAATTTCTCTTTACGAAAAAGATGGTTGGGACGTATAATTTGATTTAAGGATTTTTTGGAACATAGTATGACAATATGACAAAAAAGAAAAGTAAGGTGAATAGAATGGGTAAGTTATTTAGTATCGGTGAAGTATTAATTGATATGATTCCAGCTCAAAAAGGTCTTCAATTAAAAGAAGTGGAATCGTTTACGCGTGTGCCAGGCGGAGCGCCGGCAAACGTTGCGGCAGTTGTTGCTACATACGGTAATGAGTCATCACTTATTACAAAAGTTGGAGAAGATGCGTTTGGAGACTTTCTAGTAGATACGCTTCGTGAAGTAGGAGTAGGGACTGATATGGTCTATCGTACAGAAGAAGCAAACACAGCTTTAGCTTTTGTTTCCTTGCGTGAAGACGGAGAAAGAGATTTCAGCTTCTATCGTAATCCTTCAGCAGATTTATTATTAACAGAAGACGAAATTAACCCTGATTGGTTTGCAAGCAACGATGTTCTTCACTTCTGTTCGGTTGATTTAGTTGAAAGCCCTATGAAATACGCTCATATGAAAGCGATTAAAAGCATGAAAGAAAAAGGCGGCGTTATCAGCTTTGATCCAAATGTACGTCTTCCACTGTGGAAAGACCATGAGTTATGTCGTCAAACGATTTTAGAATTTATTCCACAAGCGCACATTGTCAAAATTTCAGACGACGAGCTATCGTTTATCACAGGCATTGAAGATGAACAGCAAGCGATTCAGTCCCTATTTACAGGTGACGTTCAGGTAGTTGTGTTCACAAAAGGAGCAGAAGGCGCAACGCTTTATACAAAACAAGCTGTCTATGAATCAAACGGTTACAAAGTAACAGTTGTTGATACAACAGGTGCAGGAGATGCGTTTATTGGCGGATTCCTTTATCAGCTATTAAGCCGCGATGTGTCACAAGAAAACTTAACAGCTATTCTTGACCGCGACCACGATGCTATTTTGCGTTTTGCAAATGCAAGCGGTGCCTTAACGACAACGGGAAAAGGTGCGATCAGTTCGATTCCAGCCAAAGAAGTAGTAGAGCAATTTTGTAAGCCTGTAGCTAACTAAAATGAAAAGGCTTTATCTCTTCTTATTTTCAATCAGCAGAGGCGCTAGTTTCTGCTGATTGCAGATCACATATGAGGGAGAAGCCGGCTGCGGAGCAAGAAGAAAAAATTTTTTTCTGTTTTTAAAAATTAATCAAAAAAATTTCTAGCTAAACAATAAATGTTCGTGTTAGTATAATACGAGCAGCAAGAAATAACAGTTTTACCGTCATTTATGAAAACGTTTGATATATATATCGATGTAGAAAATTTGATATGACCAAAGAACGGTCATATCAAATTTTCTAGACCTAAGCGTCTCCCGCCCCCCTTACGGGGTAGGCAGCATCCGCATAGGTAAACCTTTTGGGGAATATTCAAGTGGTATGAGTCATAGATTTTGCGTAGCCCTTGATAAAAGAAAAGCAGCAGGTTATTGCGTACACTGTACATAGATTAGAAATAGGAAAGTAGGTTAAGAGAAAGATGGATATTTTGCTAGGTGTTCTTCCTTCCGTTGCGTGGGGAAGCATGATTTTAGTTAGTATGAAGATGGGCGGTGGACCTTACAGTCAAACGCTTGGAACAATTATTGGAGCATTGATTCTCTCATTTGTTCAGTTTATGATTGTGCAGCCAGTGTTAACGCCAACGCTTGTTATTGTCGGAATTGTTTCAGGTTTGTTCTGGTCAGTAGGTCAAAGCAATCAGTTTAAAAGTGTTCCATACCTTGGTGTTTCAAAGTCAATGCCGATTTCAACTGGTATGCAATTAGTATCAACAGCTCTTTTTGGTGTTATTGTATTTAAAGAATGGTCAACGCTTCAAACGATTGTGCTTGGATCTATTGCGATCCTTTTAATACTAGCAGGCGTTGTGCTTTCTTCATTAGACGGTAAAAAAGAAGGGGCACAAGCGGCTCCAGGACAAACGAAAAAAGGAGTTATCACTCTTATCATTTCAAGTCTTGGATTCTTAGTTTACGTGGTTATCGCACGTATCTTCAACGTAGACGCATGGGCAGCTCTATTCCCGCAAGCGATCGGTATGTTAATTGGTGGCTTAATCATTACATACAAACATAAGCCTTTTAACAAATATACAATTCGCAATATCTTACCAGGTCTAATCTGGGCATCTGGAAATATGTTCTTATTCTTATCTCAATCAAGACTAGGCGTAGCAACAAGCTTTTCATTATCGCAAATGGGTATTGTTATCTCTATTTTTGGCGGTATTGTATTCTTGGGAGAAAAGAAAACAAAACGTCAATTATTCTATGTATCTCTTGCGAGTGTACTGATTATTTCAGGCGGTATTTGTATCGGCCTTGCGAAAGCAAACGCTTGATTTATCGATTTAGAAAAACCCCCATGGCTAAAGTGCAGCCATGGGGGTTTTTCTAGACCTAAGGTTTTGAGACCACCCCTTGCGGGGTGGCCTCAAAACCTTAGTCAAAACCTTAGTCAAAACCTTAGTCAAAACCTTAGTCAAAACCTTAGTGCTCTTAAGAGTTTCAAAGCTGTACGTTCGTGTGAAGGTTTCTCATTCTTAAGGCTGATTATTTTTCATTCTTTGTTAGGAAGCTGTTTGTTGTGAAATGGCTTATAGTAGTAGAAAAGGATGGAGGAGAGGCTATGATTAAGAGTATTTATGAAACGCATGTACAGGTGCGGAATTTGGAGGATTCGATTGAGTTTTATAAACGTCTTGGGCTGACGTTTGTTCATAGAATTAAAGAGCGGCGCTGTGCTTTTTTCTTTGTTGGTGAACAAAAGCAGATGCTTGGGCTTTGGGAAACAGACGAAAGAGAGTTGAAAACCAGCCATTTTGCCTTTGGAATCCAGGCAGCAGATATTCATGAAGCGTTAACGTGGCTGCGTTCAAAAGGCATTGAACCGGAAGAAACTTCGTTTGGAAAGCCGCAAATAGAGCCCATTGTTCATACGTGGATGCCGGCAGCGTGCGTGTATTTTAATGACCCTGACGGCAACCGCTTGGAGTTAATTACACTTTTGGATGATGAACCGGTTGTATCTAAGGACTTTCCGTATTTAAGTGAATGGAACACAAAACAGCAGTGAACACTGCTGTTTTTTTATGTATCATAAACGTATGATTGACATAATAATAAACATATAATATATTTGTTTATAAATTAACAAACAAAATAGAAAGGTGTCTATTTATATGGTAAACGATTTGTTTTGGGAATCATCTTTTGATGATATGAAAAAAGGATATGCAGAAAGCGAAGAGCACTATCAATGCTTATTGTGCGGTGAAAGCTTTGAAAAAGGCATTATTTATCCGATGGAAGGTGTTTTTTATGAAGCCAAACGTTATATGAAGCTTCATGTTGAACAAGAGCATGGGTCTGTGTTCCATCATTTAATAGAGCTAGATAAAGATGTAACCGGTCTTTCTGATCATCAAAAAAATTTAGTGAAGTTTTTTAAGGAAGGAAAAAGCGATAGTGATATTCAAAAAGAAATGGGAATCGGCAGTTCATCCACCATTCGGAATCACCGATTTACTTTAAAGAAAAAAGAGCGTCAAGCAAAAGTGTTTTTAACGCTGATGGAACTGTTGAACGACGGGGAAGAAGAGAAGAAGCTACCCGCATCAAATAAAGCTCCTAAAAGAAGTCAGCGCTACAGCATAAGTGATGAAGAACGTGAAAAAATTTTAGCGAAGAACTTTCCGCAAGGTTTGAATGGACCGCTTCGTACATTTCACTTGCAAGAAAAACACCGTCTCGTTGTTCTTGAAGAATTAAGCGGGCATTTTAAGTTTGGTGCAACGTATACCGAAAAAGAAGTAAATGATATTTTAACACCTTTTTATGACGACTATGCCGTGCTGCGACGTTATTTAATTGAGTACGGTTTTTTAGAGCGCAGCGCAGATGGAAGCAGCTACTGGAGAAAGGGAGAGACAAAGATGAGTACCAATTCAAAAGACTATAAAAAACAAATGAAACAGCTAGCGAAAGAAATAAAAACAGAAGGCGGCGTGTATCAAATAAAAAACCTTCACAACCATAAGATTTACATTGGCTCTACGCCTAATATCAAAACGTTAAACGGTGTAAAGTTCACGTTAAAGACGAATACTCATCAAAATAAAGAGCTTCAAGACGAGTGGAATACGTACGGAGCGGATGCTTTTTCAATTGAGATGCTTGAAACGATTAAAAGAGAAGAAGAAAAAGCACTTTCAAAAAAGGATTTGCTGAAACTGGAAGCGAAATGGTTAGAGAAGCTGCAGCCTTACGGCGAAAAAGGCTATCATTCGCCTAAAGCTGATACAAAGGAGAAATAGGTGTGAAAGATCAACGTGTAAAAAGTGAAGTAGTGGAATCAGAAAAATCCGTCAGTAAGCTGATGCTTGTATTTTTGATTCCGCTCATGTTAAGCAACGCCATGCAGTCAGTTGGACAGCTGGCGGGAAGTATTATTGTCGGAAGAGCGCTTGGAGTTGACGCGTTAGCCGCTATTTCCGCTTTTTTTCCTCTGTTTTTTCTGCTCGTATCGTTTTCGATTGGAATTGGATCGGGAAGTTCAATTTTAATCGGGCAAGCGTACGGCGCACAAAATGAAAAACGAGTCAAAGAAATTATCGGTACAACGCTGACGTTTACGTTTTTAGTCGGAATTGTGCTTGCTGTTGCAGGAAGCATATTTGCTCCGGATATTCTTCGGATTATGGGAACGCCGGCTAATATTATTGACGTAACGGTTCACTATGCGCGCATTTTGTTTGTTGCGATTCCTGTTTTGTTTTTATACTTTGTTTATACGACGTTTATGCGCGGAACCGGAGACTCTAAAACGCCTTTTTACTTTTTAGTTGTGAGTACGGTCTTAAACATCATTTTCCTTCCAATTTTAATTTTTGGATGGATAGGAGTGCCAAAGCTTGGTGTATACGGCGCCGCGTACGCAACGGTATTTTCCACCGTATTAACATTTATCATTATGATCGTCTATTTGCGCAAGAAAAATCATCCGTTAAAGTTTGACTCATCTATTTCGTTAAAGATGGATGGAACGCTTTTAAAGCTGCTCATGCGTTTAGGGATTCCAGCGAGTATCAATATGATTTTAGTTTCTCTTTCTGAAATTGCGGTCATTACGTTTGTAAACGGATTTGGTTCGGATGCTACAGCGGCGTACGGAGCGGTGAACCAAGTGGCAAGCTATGTACAAATGCCGGCAATCAGCTTGGGAATTGCGGTTTCTATCTTTGCCGCGCAGTCGATTGGTGCCAATAAATTTGAGCGTTTAAAAGAAGTTATTCGCTCCGGAATTATACTGAATTACGTTATTGGCAGTGTATTGATTTTACTTATTTATCTCTTTTCCAATCAAATTTTAGCGCTGTTTTTAACAAGTCAGCACACGCTCGATATTGCTCAAGAGCTGTTAGTGATAACGCTTTGGAGCTACTTAATCTTCGGGCATGCGCAAATTATTACCGCCACGATGCGAGCAAGCGGTACGGTGCTTTGGCCTACAGTGTTTAGCATTATGGCTATTTGGTGTGTAGAAGTGCCCGTAGCTTACGTACTATCGCAGTTCACGTCTCTTGAGATCAAAGGAATTTGGATTGGATATCCAGCAGCGTTTGTTGTCAGCTTAATCCTGCAGTATAGCTATTATCAATTTGTATGGAAGAAAAAGAAAATTGAACGTCTTGTCGGATGAAAAACGAGCGGAAGCGCTCGTTTTTTATTTTTTCTAATTAAAACACCCTTATCTAAGAGTTTTAATATGATAGTGCATATAACTTTTTGATGAAAAGAGGGTATGACACTATGAGTAAATCTGGATTTGTGCCGGATAATTCAAATATTAAAAAAAGCTCAGGCACGCCTAATCTGTCAGTGAATTATAAGCAAAATGTCCTGTTCAAACGAAATGATCAAAATATAGCGTATCGATTAACCTCAACTCAGCTGCCTGCCATGCTGGGAGGTGCTTTTGTTGATTTATATATGACGAAAGGGCATATGAGAGAGCCGCACTGGCATCCAAACGCGTGGGAATTAGATGTCGTCGTTTCAGGTGAAATGCAAGTATCTATCTTGGACCCTGATACAAGCAGCATGCACAATTACCGAATAAAAGAAGGCGAAGTTGTTTTTATACCAATGGGCTGGTGGCACTGGATTGAACCGTTATCGGAAGAAGCGCATCTTCATCTCTTTTTTAACAATGATCAATTTGAGTCTACAGAAGGGTCTGACGTGCTGCGCTTAACGCCTCCTATCGTGTTTCAAAAAGCATACGGAGTAAGCGCAAACGAAGTAGCAGAAGCCGTCGCTCCGATTACGGATACGGTTGTGATTGGACCGCCTAATGATAGTTCTTTTTATCAAAAAAGCTATCTTAAAGATGAACGTGATGAAAAGGTTGTTGTTAAAATAAATGAGAAAGTTGTGCCTGCTGAAGATAAGTAGCATAAAAAACCATTGAGCCTGCGGTCAATGGTTTTTTTCGTGAGGCGTTTTTTATAAAAACAGCTCGGTACGTTCTAAGTGCTTGTGCAGCCGCATTGTGACTTGTTTTTGGTTCCATTCATTTTGCGGAAACTGCTGCTTGTCTACGTGAGAAATTGCCGGTTTGTAGGTTTTTTGAATGCGTTTGATATCATTAAATGTTGCGTTGGTTTCGATGTGATCAGCCAGCGTAAATACAAGAGAATGAAGCTTTGTAACATTGGGAACCGTAGCTGCTTGGCTGAAAATGGCTTTCGCTACAGAAAGCTGTCTTTCGTGCGCAGTAAAGACGTCTTGTTCATTACGCTGCTTTAAAAAAACAAGCGCTTCTTTTCCGTTAAGACGAATCGATCCTTTTGGAAAAACGATGTTGCTGTGTTCAAAAGCATGTTTGTTTGTGACGATAATGCCGCCTAGTTTGTCTACAGCGTCGACGACGGACTGCTGATTCATTTTGACATAGTAATCAACAGGAAGCTTTGCATATGCTTCGACTTTCTGTACGACAGTATTCATGTTTCCTCGATGATAAATCGTCCGTAGCGTTTCACTGCCGAGCTGAGTTGATCCTGGCAAGTGGGTCATTTTTATCGATTCATGCTGCTTATTAACAGTCATATACACAAATGACGTATTTTGATGGTTTTCTTGAATTAAAAGCAGGGAAAACGGTTGCCCTTTTTTTAAATTGACGTGTGTTTTGTTTTCATGCTCAAGCGGTACATACGTTTGAGCAACGGCAGCTTTCACCGTATGATAGCCTGCAAATGTGATGCTGACAAAACTGACGAGTAAAAATAGTACGAGACCGCCAATCCACTCTTTTTTTGCTTTGCTGCTCATCGTCTCACCTTTTTCTATCGAAGTCGTTCGTAGTATTGCCATCTTAAAAGAGGAGTAAAACAAATGAGTGCTATTTTTATTGCGTATCTCGCTTTTTCTTGGCATAGATCTTGAGTTCTGTAATTAAGATCGCTTGTTCTTCCACATCGTTAAACGCTTCAATGCCATAAAGGTATTCTGTGTGCCGTCTTTCTTTCCACACGCAAAGTCCGGTAATATGGATAGGTTTTTCATTTAAATAAAAGCTGATTTTTAGCTGAATTTGATGGTTGAAAATAGGTAAATCAAGCGGCGTGATTATTTTGATTCCTTTGGGTGAAAGGTCGATAACAGACAAAGGACCGGGCTTAGAATCGATTTCTTTGTTGTCATATTTAGCAATGGAAAACGTTCCAACGATGGGAGTCTCAAATAAAAAACGACACGGTTCTTCACGTTTAAAATGCATGTATCATCAGTCCTTTTCGTAATCTAAGTTTGTTAAGTAAATATTCGATTAAAATCTGAAAATTCCTACACGTTTTTCCTCATTACGAATATAATGTTTATCGATGTAGAAAATCTCACATGACCACAGACCGGTCATGTGAGATTTTCTAGACCTAAGCGGAGGTCACCCCCCTTACGGGGTTGGTGGCCTCCGCTTAGGTGAACCTTTGTGGGAATATTCAAGAGGTTTTAGTTACCGATTGTGAGTACTGTCGTATTATTAAATAGCGGGTATACTAGTAAAGCATTCATAAAACAAGTGCATAATAACTGCTTTTATAGTATCGGAAGTTTTGTTTAAAACTTTAAAATAGAGAGGGAAACGTTTTGAAAAAAGCGCTACGCTAGAGTTCGATTGTATGTTAAAATTAAACTTTGTGAAGTAGCTGTATTACAAGTCAGCGTTCCTTCAACTAATTAGGAGGTGAGATGAATGGGCACTGATGACCCCATTTCGATGAAGGTTACTGCAAAACAAGATAGGGGCAACAAAGGTGGATATGTTCCTCTCATTTCAACGAAGGAAAATACTCCTTAATGCCTCAATGATGTGAGGTGAAAAATCAATGATTAAAACATACTTATATGATGATGAAACAAAAGAAATGGTAACGAATCTTGATTTAGGAGAAGTGCATGAGAAATTGCGCAATCCTGATAATTTGCTGTGGATTGATCTGTATGATGTCCACGGACAAGAGCTTGCTCAAATTGCTAAATTATTCGATTTTCACCCATTGGCAATTGAAGACTGCTTACACGACAGTCCTCGCGCTAAAATGGATGATTACGAAGACTATAAATTTTTCGTTTTTCACGCGCTTCGCTATAACGAAGAAAGTGATGATGAGATTACCACGCTTGAGTTAAATGCCTTTGTCGGATCAAATTACGTAGTGACGATTCATAAACATAAAATGGGCTGGCTTCGCAAAATGGATGCTGTATGCTCACGCTATCCAAAGTTTATGAACCGCGGCGCCGACTTTTTACTATATGCCTTGATTGATGGCATCACGGACGAATACTTCCCGATTTTAGACCGAATTGACATGCGTATTGATGAATTAGAAGATGAAATCTACAACAAAGAAGTGCGCGGAGTGACGGAAGAGTTCTTGGCGTTAAAAAGAACGATTATCTTAATCCGGCGCGTTATTCTGCCTCAGCGCCGAATTTTTTTAACGGTGAATGGAAAGTGGAAATTCGATATACGAGAAGAAAATGTTCCTTTCTACATTGACTTGCTAGACCACTTAGAGCGTATTGTAGACTCTGCTGAAACGTTTAGAGACCTCGTAAACAGTGCACTTGATACGTATTATTCTATTACCAATGCAACTTCATCTGAAAAGCTGAATGTCTTAACGTTGATTTCAACGATTATGCTTCCGCTAACATTCGTAACCGGATTTTTTGGGATGAACGTACCGATTCCATATCAAAATTCCCACTGGGCTACTGCTGTTATTATCGTTATGTTAATTGTGTTAACGTGGGGAATGTGGAAATACTTTAAAAACAAACAGCTTTTATAACAAAAAGGCACTTGGCCATAAGCCAAGTGCCTTTTTGTTTATTTTGTAACTGTTTTCGTTGTTGCTTTACTTGTGTTGTTGGCTGCGTCTGCTGCTGTTACGCTGATTGCTGTACCTGCTTTTTGTTTTTTAATTGTTATGCTGTACTGACCTTTTGCGTTGGCTTTTGTGTTGCCGATTTCTTTGTTGTTCACTTTGGCTACAACGGATGTGTTTGCTTCTGCTGTTCCTTTAATAGCTGTATCTGCGTCGCTGACTGGATTCACTTGAGGTGCATTTGGGGCAATGACGTCGCGCACCGATACTTTTACTTCTTCACTTTCTTGGTTTTGGCTGTTTGTAGCTGTGATGTACAAGAGTGTGTTTTCTTTTTGTTTTGGAATTTTCACTTGGAATGCACCTTTTGCATCAGCTTTAGCCGAAGCAATCACTTTTTTGGCGCTGTTTTTAACATTTACAGTAAAATTCACTTTAGCCGTTCCTGTTACATATTCATCTTTATTAGTCACGGCTTTTACCGTTGGTTTGGCAGGTGCTTTTTGAACAACTGCACGAATGCTTGTATTAGCTTCTCCATTCGTTACAATCACTTGCAAAACGGTATCTGCTTTTTGAGCTGGAATGTTCACAGAGAACGTATTCTTTGCATCAGCTTTGGCTGTACCAAGTGTTTTTGAACCGTTCATCACTTTAACAGTTGAACCGTTTTGAGCTTTACCTGTAACAGTTGTTTGAGTGCTGATTAGTGTATTTACCTGCGCTTGCAGCTGCTGTGCACTTACCGCGCTGTACGCATTTAAACGTCCCCATCCTGATACGTAATCGTAGCCTGGAGCAGGGGGTTCTGCTGGACTTTCTCCATCATCGTATACAGGAGCATCTTTTTCATCAAATTTAATATCTTTAGCTGTATCCGTTAAGCGTTTTTCAACGTCTTTTGGCTTTAAACCTGGGTTTTGTGATAATAATAACCCCGCAACGGCTGCCACGTGAGGGGTTGCCATTGATGTTCCGCTTAAATAAGTGACGTTTCCGTCT
This sequence is a window from Priestia aryabhattai. Protein-coding genes within it:
- a CDS encoding DUF2087 domain-containing protein produces the protein MVNDLFWESSFDDMKKGYAESEEHYQCLLCGESFEKGIIYPMEGVFYEAKRYMKLHVEQEHGSVFHHLIELDKDVTGLSDHQKNLVKFFKEGKSDSDIQKEMGIGSSSTIRNHRFTLKKKERQAKVFLTLMELLNDGEEEKKLPASNKAPKRSQRYSISDEEREKILAKNFPQGLNGPLRTFHLQEKHRLVVLEELSGHFKFGATYTEKEVNDILTPFYDDYAVLRRYLIEYGFLERSADGSSYWRKGETKMSTNSKDYKKQMKQLAKEIKTEGGVYQIKNLHNHKIYIGSTPNIKTLNGVKFTLKTNTHQNKELQDEWNTYGADAFSIEMLETIKREEEKALSKKDLLKLEAKWLEKLQPYGEKGYHSPKADTKEK
- a CDS encoding MATE family efflux transporter; this encodes MLVFLIPLMLSNAMQSVGQLAGSIIVGRALGVDALAAISAFFPLFFLLVSFSIGIGSGSSILIGQAYGAQNEKRVKEIIGTTLTFTFLVGIVLAVAGSIFAPDILRIMGTPANIIDVTVHYARILFVAIPVLFLYFVYTTFMRGTGDSKTPFYFLVVSTVLNIIFLPILIFGWIGVPKLGVYGAAYATVFSTVLTFIIMIVYLRKKNHPLKFDSSISLKMDGTLLKLLMRLGIPASINMILVSLSEIAVITFVNGFGSDATAAYGAVNQVASYVQMPAISLGIAVSIFAAQSIGANKFERLKEVIRSGIILNYVIGSVLILLIYLFSNQILALFLTSQHTLDIAQELLVITLWSYLIFGHAQIITATMRASGTVLWPTVFSIMAIWCVEVPVAYVLSQFTSLEIKGIWIGYPAAFVVSLILQYSYYQFVWKKKKIERLVG
- a CDS encoding cupin domain-containing protein, yielding MSKSGFVPDNSNIKKSSGTPNLSVNYKQNVLFKRNDQNIAYRLTSTQLPAMLGGAFVDLYMTKGHMREPHWHPNAWELDVVVSGEMQVSILDPDTSSMHNYRIKEGEVVFIPMGWWHWIEPLSEEAHLHLFFNNDQFESTEGSDVLRLTPPIVFQKAYGVSANEVAEAVAPITDTVVIGPPNDSSFYQKSYLKDERDEKVVVKINEKVVPAEDK
- a CDS encoding LCP family glycopolymer transferase translates to MSSKAKKEWIGGLVLFLLVSFVSITFAGYHTVKAAVAQTYVPLEHENKTHVNLKKGQPFSLLLIQENHQNTSFVYMTVNKQHESIKMTHLPGSTQLGSETLRTIYHRGNMNTVVQKVEAYAKLPVDYYVKMNQQSVVDAVDKLGGIIVTNKHAFEHSNIVFPKGSIRLNGKEALVFLKQRNEQDVFTAHERQLSVAKAIFSQAATVPNVTKLHSLVFTLADHIETNATFNDIKRIQKTYKPAISHVDKQQFPQNEWNQKQVTMRLHKHLERTELFL
- a CDS encoding PilZ domain-containing protein, with amino-acid sequence MHFKREEPCRFLFETPIVGTFSIAKYDNKEIDSKPGPLSVIDLSPKGIKIITPLDLPIFNHQIQLKISFYLNEKPIHITGLCVWKERRHTEYLYGIEAFNDVEEQAILITELKIYAKKKRDTQ
- the corA gene encoding magnesium/cobalt transporter CorA; translated protein: MIKTYLYDDETKEMVTNLDLGEVHEKLRNPDNLLWIDLYDVHGQELAQIAKLFDFHPLAIEDCLHDSPRAKMDDYEDYKFFVFHALRYNEESDDEITTLELNAFVGSNYVVTIHKHKMGWLRKMDAVCSRYPKFMNRGADFLLYALIDGITDEYFPILDRIDMRIDELEDEIYNKEVRGVTEEFLALKRTIILIRRVILPQRRIFLTVNGKWKFDIREENVPFYIDLLDHLERIVDSAETFRDLVNSALDTYYSITNATSSEKLNVLTLISTIMLPLTFVTGFFGMNVPIPYQNSHWATAVIIVMLIVLTWGMWKYFKNKQLL